Proteins encoded in a region of the Ornithodoros turicata isolate Travis chromosome 3, ASM3712646v1, whole genome shotgun sequence genome:
- the LOC135389044 gene encoding zinc finger protein 436-like, which produces MLCAAEPQTELANVVQDYSGVKREGDLERKIKIFSPVPRPAEPLQQTSDSAVYQPSTTYCDDPYCHLKDPAGRVQTAQDVSNPPASSESDAACDIRAWKCDVCCKQFSQKHHLQTHLLCHSGLKRYECHVCHKSFKQQAHLNTHLLIHEGRRPHRCPHCDHSFLQVTHLKRHMVTHGGSGCLPCSLCGRRFAFPSDLAAHVTKHHHGQGSNGSTPGPTSGHHLQCEVCERLFQYPSQLRDHMLVHTQVRRFACQSCGMRFMKEHHLRNHQATHSAVKPFSCPVCGRAFSLKANMERHLLIHETERRFACERCGKRFSQPQTLKMHLVSHADIKPYTCSVCGKGLARAHNLRAHMAIHQHSKPHRCPDCTSTFTLRGNLVRHLKEKHGVIVPRSGEDFPQSTEPPSTSANPVSDNESQRAAAKRRKNPPKRLKKFGGSDDSLSDKYEDEKYQDLSTAGPKYEELHSIQQTDDSSHDRSPPHQPPYSCSPNSDHTSSVPQSSDGNCLEVSLEQQQHSPQQQHPIEPFPSYYHHLHAITDPAPTDHKPFPFHALQPTPGHHPMFGAPVAPNCFYTDQTLLPLPAPTAVVGPEEVGVRLQALHAAIDDLAGKVGPDHEKVSALHAALDELVSQTESRATQNL; this is translated from the exons ATGCTGTGCGCAGCAGAACCACAAACTGAGCTCGCAAACGTAGTCCAAGACTACAGCGGCGTCAAGCGCGAGGGTGACTTGGAGCGCAAAATCAAAATCTTCTCACCCGTCCCACGGCCAGCGGAACCCCTTCAGCAGACGTCGGATAGTGCCGTCTACCAGCCTTCCACGACCTACTGCGACGACCCTTACTGTCACTTAAAAGACCCCGCTGGTAGAGTACAGACCGCACAGGACGTGTCCAACCCTCCGGCGTCGTCCGAGAGCGACGCAGCTTGCGACATCAGAGCTTGGAAATGTGACGTTTGCTGCAAACAATTTTCGCAGAAACACCACTTGCAGACGCATCTGTTGTGCCACTCTGGTTTGAAACGCTACGAGTGTCACGTCTGTCACAAATCGTTCAAGCAGCAGGCGCATCTCAATACTCATCTTCTGATTCACGAAGGAAGAAGACCACATCGATGTCCACACTGTGATCATTCCTTTTTGCAG GTGACTCACCTCAAGCGCCACATGGTGACACACGGGGGCAGCGGCTGCCTTCCCTGTTCCCTCTGCGGGCGACGCTTTGCCTTTCCCAGCGACCTCGCGGCCCACGTAACGAAGCATCACCACGGTCAGGGCAGCAACGGCAGCACCCCCGGCCCGACCAGCGGACACCACCTCCAGTGCGAGGTGTGCGAGAGGCTGTTTCAGTACCCGAGCCAACTCCGCGACCACATGCTCGTGCACACCCAGGTCCGACGCTTCGCCTGCCAGTCCTGCGGAATGAGGTTCATGAAGGAACACCACCTCAGGAACCACCAGGCAACCCACAGTGCCGTCAAGCCCTTCTCCTGCCCCGTGTGCGGAAGGGCGTTTTCGTTGAAGGCCAACATGGAGAGGCACCTGTTGATCCACGAAACGGAGAGGAGGTTCGCCTGCGAGCGTTGCGGAAAACGTTTTTCGCAGCCACAGACGCTCAAGATGCACCTGGTTTCGCACGCGGATATCAAGCCGTACACGTGCTCCGTCTGCGGGAAGGGTCTGGCACGTGCACATAACCTGCGTGCGCACATGGCGATTCATCAGCACAGTAAGCCGCACCGCTGTCCGGACTGTACCAGCACGTTCACGCTCCGCGGCAACCTTGTGCGCCACCTCAAAGAGAAGCACGGCGTCATCGTTCCGCGAAGCGGAGAAGACTTTCCTCAGTCGACGGAACCTCCTTCCACATCCGCGAATCCGGTGTCGGACAACGAGTCGCAAAGGGCGGCCGCAAAGCGGAGGAAAAACCCGCCGAAGAGGCTAAAAAAGTTTGGCGGATCGGACGACAGCCTCAGCGACAAGTACGAGGACGAAAAATACCAGGACCTCTCGACGGCGGGGCCAAAGTACGAGGAACTTCACTCCATTCAACAAACGGACGATTCGTCGCACGACCGTTCTCCTCCGCATCAGCCTCCGTACTCCTGTTCGCCAAACTCCGACCACACGAGCAGCGTTCCGCAGAGCTCGGACGGAAACTGCCTCGAAGTTAGTTTAGAACAGCAGCAACATTCTCCGCAGCAGCAACATCCCATAGAGCCATTCCCTTCGTACTATCACCACCTCCACGCCATAACGGATCCTGCTCCGACGGATCACAAGCCGTTTCCCTTCCACGCGTTGCAGCCCACGCCTGGTCACCACCCCATGTTTGGTGCCCCCGTTGCCCCCAATTGTTTTTACACGGACCAGACTTTGCTGCCGTTGCCGGCACCGACAGCCGTCGTCGGACCGGAGGAAGTCGGGGTCAGACTTCAGGCACTCCACGCAGCTATTGACGATCTCGCGGGAAAAGTGGGGCCCGACCACGAAAAGGTGTCCGCGTTGCACGCGGCCCTGGACGAACTCGTGTCACAAACTGAGAGTCGTGCCACGCAAAATTTGTAA